One region of Acidobacteriota bacterium genomic DNA includes:
- a CDS encoding glycoside hydrolase family 2 has translation MHGKRTEWMWRFLATAAVLSAAACGAPEESVNTSKKLSDGWSIRAAAEVSGGGASVSSPDFDADGWFPTAVPATPMAALVANGSYPDLYLGTNLEKVDTEQFKGAWWYRTEFDVSEHAAGKVARLQFDGINNSADIWLNGEQLAGRNIVYGAFRTHEIDVSGRLVAGRNALAVAVHPPQPGDFTIGFVDWNPRPPDNNMGIWRPVSLRLTDVVSLNDVVVETDVDLDTLESADISVSSVVRNHSAAEVRTKVSGQIEDRTFAAEVILAPHETQRVRFTADDYDVLKIEAPRLWWPHTLGEPNLYTMSMAVTIDGAVSDSVHTKFGIREFDTYFNEEGHRGFTVNGQPVLIRGGGWVDDLLLSDTPERIDAQLAYVKQMHLNTIRLEGFWGSSQYLYDAADREGILVMPGWSCQWEWENYVGKPVSEEYGGVLEPDEMDLVAAMLTDQIRYLRNHPSIFTWVLASDLLPHPDLERRYQKVLAELDTTRPTLVSCGWKESEVSGPSGVKMNGPYDWVPPVYWWEDREHGGAYGFNTETGPGPQPPPLESARRMIPEEDLWPVGEVWNYHSGRGEFSDMDRYIEALGRRYGPPASVEEFLFKAQAANYEAIRPMFESFAVNRPLTTGLIQWMLNSAWPETYWQLYDWYLLPNGAFFGTRAASQPLNLSFNYADQTVYGVNDSRHAAEGLTATVRAFDLSTKEIFNQTYRLTLPAAGAQPVVSLAEQKSPTTVWFLDLRLHDASGSEVARNFYWLSAKPDVLDYANNLWYVTPTKSFADFTSLSDLPEVGLGVEATASSSDNGSEVTVLLANGSEALAFFIELRVIDGDGNSILPVLWEDNYVSILPGESRRLTARFPAEDDLSDAHLAVKGWNVKAIETGFDQ, from the coding sequence ATGCATGGGAAACGCACGGAATGGATGTGGCGATTTCTGGCGACTGCAGCCGTGTTGTCGGCCGCTGCGTGCGGTGCGCCCGAGGAGTCGGTGAATACCTCGAAAAAGTTGAGCGACGGGTGGTCGATCCGGGCGGCGGCCGAAGTGTCTGGTGGCGGAGCATCGGTGTCGTCACCGGATTTCGATGCCGATGGCTGGTTTCCGACTGCGGTGCCCGCGACCCCGATGGCGGCATTGGTTGCCAACGGCAGCTACCCCGATCTCTACCTCGGTACAAACCTCGAAAAGGTAGACACGGAGCAGTTCAAGGGCGCCTGGTGGTACCGGACCGAGTTCGACGTGTCTGAACACGCGGCTGGGAAGGTTGCACGCCTGCAGTTCGACGGCATCAACAACTCCGCCGATATCTGGCTCAACGGCGAGCAGCTGGCGGGGCGGAACATCGTCTACGGCGCCTTTCGCACGCACGAGATCGACGTCAGTGGGCGCCTGGTTGCAGGTCGCAATGCGCTCGCGGTGGCGGTCCATCCACCCCAGCCGGGTGATTTCACCATTGGCTTCGTCGACTGGAACCCCCGTCCGCCCGACAACAACATGGGCATCTGGCGGCCGGTCTCTCTGCGGTTGACCGATGTCGTGTCACTCAACGACGTCGTGGTCGAGACCGATGTCGATCTCGACACCCTCGAGTCAGCTGACATCAGCGTTTCGTCGGTGGTCAGGAATCACAGCGCCGCCGAGGTCAGGACGAAGGTGAGCGGCCAGATCGAGGACCGCACATTCGCAGCCGAGGTCATACTCGCGCCGCACGAAACGCAGCGGGTTCGATTCACGGCCGATGATTACGACGTCCTGAAGATCGAGGCTCCGCGCCTGTGGTGGCCGCACACTCTGGGCGAGCCGAACCTCTACACGATGAGCATGGCCGTCACGATCGATGGCGCCGTCTCGGACAGCGTGCACACGAAATTCGGCATTCGTGAGTTCGACACCTATTTCAACGAGGAAGGTCATCGCGGATTCACGGTCAACGGCCAGCCGGTCTTGATCCGGGGCGGAGGATGGGTCGACGACCTGTTGTTGTCGGATACACCGGAGAGAATCGACGCCCAGTTGGCCTACGTCAAACAGATGCACCTCAATACGATCCGCCTCGAAGGATTCTGGGGATCGAGTCAATACCTCTACGACGCGGCCGACCGCGAGGGCATTCTCGTCATGCCCGGCTGGAGCTGCCAGTGGGAGTGGGAGAACTACGTCGGCAAACCGGTGAGCGAGGAGTACGGCGGCGTGCTCGAGCCCGACGAAATGGATCTGGTGGCCGCGATGTTGACGGACCAGATTCGATACCTGCGCAACCACCCGAGCATCTTCACCTGGGTGCTGGCGAGCGACCTCCTGCCCCACCCCGATCTCGAGCGCCGCTATCAGAAGGTGCTGGCCGAGCTCGACACCACCCGCCCGACTCTGGTCTCGTGCGGTTGGAAGGAGTCGGAGGTCAGTGGGCCGAGCGGGGTCAAGATGAACGGGCCCTACGACTGGGTGCCGCCGGTCTACTGGTGGGAGGACCGCGAACACGGCGGGGCGTACGGCTTCAACACCGAAACCGGACCCGGGCCGCAACCGCCACCGCTCGAAAGCGCTCGAAGGATGATCCCAGAAGAGGACCTTTGGCCGGTCGGCGAGGTCTGGAACTACCACAGCGGCCGGGGAGAGTTCAGCGACATGGACCGCTACATCGAAGCTCTCGGACGGCGCTACGGACCGCCGGCATCGGTGGAGGAGTTCCTCTTCAAGGCACAGGCGGCGAACTACGAGGCCATCCGACCGATGTTCGAGAGCTTTGCGGTCAACCGGCCGCTGACCACCGGCCTCATCCAGTGGATGCTCAACTCGGCCTGGCCGGAGACCTATTGGCAGCTCTACGACTGGTATCTGTTGCCGAACGGTGCCTTTTTCGGCACTCGTGCGGCCAGTCAGCCGCTGAACCTCTCTTTCAACTACGCCGATCAAACGGTGTATGGCGTCAACGATTCCCGTCACGCTGCGGAGGGGCTGACAGCCACGGTTCGCGCTTTCGATCTCTCGACGAAGGAGATCTTCAACCAGACCTACCGGCTCACGCTGCCGGCGGCGGGAGCCCAGCCGGTTGTGTCTCTCGCTGAGCAGAAGTCACCGACGACGGTGTGGTTCCTCGATCTGCGCCTTCACGATGCCTCAGGTTCCGAGGTGGCACGCAATTTCTACTGGCTGTCGGCCAAGCCCGACGTCCTCGACTACGCGAACAACCTCTGGTACGTGACCCCGACCAAGAGCTTTGCCGACTTCACGAGCCTGAGCGATCTTCCGGAGGTGGGGCTCGGTGTGGAGGCGACGGCATCCAGCAGCGACAACGGATCCGAGGTGACGGTCTTGCTCGCCAACGGTTCCGAGGCGCTCGCGTTCTTCATCGAGCTGCGGGTGATCGACGGTGATGGCAACTCGATTCTGCCGGTTCTGTGGGAGGACAACTACGTCTCGATTCTGCCGGGTGAGAGCCGTCGTCTGACCGCGCGGTTCCCGGCCGAAGATGATCTGTCGGACGCGCATCTCGCCGTAAAGGGTTGGAATGTGAAAGCGATAGAGACCGGGTTCGATCAATGA
- a CDS encoding tetratricopeptide repeat protein codes for MTFKRVNLVSGVALAFTIALSGCQKAPRTPQDLVFPGANVLLITLDTTRADRIGAYGYERAETPRLDQLAEDGVLFEQAITPTAFTLPSHSSIMTGLYPPFHGVRLNGGVALADVHVTLAERLAASGYRCGAVVGAFVLDQRWGLSQGFEHYEDDIDRAADQPLDLAGVQRPADRIVDTALEWLEREDGRPFLAWLHFYDPHIPYEPPEPYATRFSDRGPGGLYDGEIAFTDDQVGRVFDWLDKRGLGENTIVVVVGDHGEGLGDHDERQHGYFIYDATVHVPLMFKIPGSELEGIRVPAQVRTIDILPTVLGLVGIKAPVPIHGQSLVPLMLDPKSPGPEYAYSESMAVYLHYGWSALYSVRTSDDKFIDAPRAELYDITADPGENQNLFARDRRRADELRSVLAHLREEIERGAPQTQDADLDEETRDMLAALGYVGGATAAPESGNLADPKDKVHLFDSIGYASTLMLEDDFEEAISVLKLVLGDDPEIPQATLMLAAAYREANQIDEGKAILDDYLRENPDSTRALTLMAKILSDEGRDEEVLALAKRVLAEDDRSTEAYALMAGVYMKHNDHRRALPLLEKAVEIQPKLTRNRLNLAAAYIGVGRLAEAETVLNAIQAEYPDGPRVNYHLGLLYEEQGRTAEARDAYAKELELHPKSVMPRFNLGNLEFRLGNVEAAEREMRILIEEVPEIPKPHLLLARILLQQERDLDEVERLAKAGLERTEADDLKVLGYYLLADVYSRQGRQAELQQVLEKAQYYRSRIEGTGG; via the coding sequence ATGACTTTCAAACGTGTCAACCTTGTTTCGGGGGTTGCGCTTGCTTTCACGATCGCGTTATCGGGCTGCCAAAAGGCTCCCCGAACTCCGCAAGACCTTGTCTTCCCCGGCGCCAACGTCTTGCTGATCACCCTCGACACCACGCGGGCGGATCGTATCGGTGCCTACGGCTATGAGCGGGCCGAAACTCCTCGCTTGGATCAACTGGCCGAAGACGGTGTGCTCTTCGAACAGGCAATCACACCGACCGCCTTCACCCTGCCCTCGCACTCGTCGATCATGACCGGACTCTACCCGCCGTTTCACGGCGTGCGGCTCAACGGTGGCGTGGCGTTGGCGGATGTGCACGTCACCCTCGCCGAGCGTCTGGCGGCCTCGGGCTACCGCTGCGGTGCCGTCGTCGGCGCCTTCGTGCTCGACCAGCGATGGGGATTGAGCCAGGGCTTCGAGCACTATGAAGACGATATTGACAGGGCGGCGGACCAGCCCCTCGATCTGGCTGGTGTGCAGCGACCGGCGGACCGCATTGTGGACACCGCGTTGGAGTGGCTGGAAAGGGAGGACGGGCGCCCGTTCTTGGCGTGGCTCCACTTCTACGACCCGCACATCCCCTACGAGCCGCCCGAACCCTACGCAACCCGCTTCAGCGATCGCGGTCCAGGCGGGCTCTACGACGGCGAGATCGCCTTCACCGACGACCAAGTCGGACGCGTGTTCGATTGGTTGGACAAACGAGGCCTGGGCGAAAACACCATTGTTGTGGTGGTCGGTGATCACGGCGAGGGCCTCGGCGATCATGACGAGAGGCAGCACGGATACTTCATCTACGACGCCACGGTGCACGTGCCGCTCATGTTCAAGATCCCGGGGTCCGAGCTCGAGGGGATCCGGGTGCCAGCTCAGGTGAGGACGATCGACATTTTGCCGACTGTCCTGGGTCTCGTGGGCATCAAGGCACCGGTGCCGATCCATGGCCAGTCGCTGGTGCCACTGATGCTCGACCCGAAGAGCCCAGGACCCGAGTACGCCTACTCCGAGTCGATGGCCGTCTACCTCCATTACGGTTGGAGCGCGCTCTACTCTGTTCGGACATCTGACGACAAGTTCATCGATGCACCGCGGGCCGAGCTCTATGACATCACCGCCGATCCCGGGGAAAACCAGAACCTGTTTGCTCGTGACCGCCGGCGTGCCGACGAACTCCGATCGGTATTGGCGCATCTCCGTGAAGAGATCGAACGTGGCGCTCCGCAGACTCAGGACGCGGACCTCGACGAGGAGACCAGGGACATGCTCGCGGCCCTCGGCTACGTCGGCGGCGCCACCGCCGCGCCCGAGAGCGGAAACCTCGCCGATCCCAAGGACAAGGTCCACCTCTTCGACTCGATCGGCTACGCCTCGACGCTCATGCTGGAAGACGATTTCGAAGAGGCCATCAGCGTGCTCAAGCTCGTTCTCGGCGATGATCCCGAGATCCCCCAGGCCACGCTGATGCTCGCCGCCGCCTATCGCGAGGCGAATCAAATCGACGAGGGCAAGGCCATACTCGACGATTACCTGCGCGAAAACCCTGACAGCACGCGCGCGCTGACTCTCATGGCCAAAATTCTTTCCGACGAAGGACGAGATGAAGAGGTGTTGGCGCTCGCCAAGCGGGTGCTGGCCGAGGACGATCGCAGCACTGAGGCCTACGCGCTGATGGCGGGTGTCTACATGAAGCACAACGACCATCGGCGTGCGCTGCCGCTGCTCGAGAAGGCGGTCGAGATCCAACCCAAGCTGACCCGCAACCGGCTCAACCTGGCGGCGGCATATATCGGCGTAGGTCGGCTGGCCGAGGCGGAGACCGTCCTCAATGCGATCCAAGCCGAGTACCCCGATGGTCCACGGGTCAACTACCATCTCGGGCTGCTGTACGAGGAGCAGGGCCGGACCGCCGAGGCGCGTGATGCCTACGCAAAGGAGCTCGAGCTCCACCCGAAATCCGTGATGCCACGCTTCAACCTCGGTAATCTGGAGTTCCGGCTCGGCAATGTCGAGGCGGCGGAGCGCGAGATGCGGATCCTGATCGAGGAAGTGCCGGAAATCCCGAAGCCGCACCTGCTCCTCGCTCGAATTCTGTTGCAGCAGGAGAGAGACCTAGACGAGGTCGAGCGCCTCGCCAAGGCAGGCCTCGAGCGGACCGAAGCGGACGATCTCAAGGTGCTCGGCTACTACCTGTTGGCGGACGTGTACTCGCGGCAGGGTCGGCAGGCTGAGCTGCAGCAGGTGCTGGAGAAGGCACAGTATTACAGGTCGCGGATCGAAGGCACGGGCGGTTAG
- a CDS encoding TonB-dependent receptor, translating to MCRVFCRSGIFVLGLVLMIGASPAWSQSVNYGTVTGNVILPDGAPGAGTAVVLEGPALVSGSWATVADNTGHFVFLRVPPGTYTATASLSGFNTAQYEDFVIKAGSSVALDFALEIAPTSGEILVTSEMPIVDTKSSTISTSFGSDMLEVIPTSRESFYDLALTAPGMSSVGADESWLPSASAYGSAANENIFLVNGVNTTNPRGASWGSLVKVNYDTVQEVKVLSLGSQAEYGSFSGAAVDVLTKSGGNEFHGSAAYYGQIGDAADNMTTSFSEDWLWYSPTRGELVSYPDDWEVAATLGGPIVKDKLWFYAGYDHRDTEYNEALRALPVLGDFDLYDLKLTGQIGTDHRLWLGLHVEDSFEKNVTWGPFDPSMVYYSGTDNTTAQFEYQWVASDRDLFGFKYLGFDTEQHPTIPVEYGYPGAINWWKWTPVGGLGVDGDFPYVEAQQSRRDTFQADFTHYADDWAGQHELKFGVQYTTANGDWYGGYFQGYSRMAYPYSGWGGRSVEYFNNGWWSGDATWQWSPLDTFPMYMRETVRNPWLNVREADNQAAFVDDQWVVSDRLTLNLGVRYDRMQANYGPGKVYELFNDPSDVDNPTLIRDTEGYDVYDFKNWSPRIGFAWTLTGDGKTVLRGHYGRYQAPLSIEALRRLGPDMGEQIVDTWFYWFPYDEVDHNGNNWIDVDEVIWATRQLSGMEPSVLMSHEVSPASFRLEVEDGTDNPYTDQFNISLQRQLGRDLAIELSYIYKKTQNFIILDAYDLATGEYFDWHTLPYTTWTGYQTPAWTVTINDFNGDGVINGDDAGYPSNDATRGWRARNLNSWEGQDVSRTYQGVQLVLTKRFSNRWQGNFAINYTNTDGFYPRTVNQYWYIDGPLTMDTPFGTSPNHFQNNLSGPALMTPEWMAKLAGSYTIPFIETDFGFRVRYDSGRALWPTDNSFPVYASWMGEFDPETQFTSTGWNNVMVADDPDDPQWLPATTIFDLNLGKRFNIGGDMGITVSLDVLNAFNENSPNKVGYTVDDYGEVQSLVVPRYYRLGLKFEF from the coding sequence ATGTGTAGAGTTTTTTGCCGGTCCGGGATATTTGTCCTGGGCCTCGTACTCATGATCGGCGCCAGCCCGGCGTGGTCACAGTCGGTCAATTACGGCACGGTGACGGGCAACGTGATACTGCCGGACGGAGCGCCCGGCGCGGGCACCGCTGTCGTGCTCGAGGGCCCAGCCTTGGTGAGCGGCAGTTGGGCGACGGTGGCGGACAACACGGGGCATTTCGTCTTCCTCAGGGTGCCGCCGGGAACCTACACCGCGACCGCCAGCCTCTCGGGATTCAACACCGCCCAGTACGAAGACTTCGTCATCAAAGCGGGATCCTCGGTGGCGTTGGACTTCGCTCTGGAGATCGCACCGACGTCCGGCGAGATCCTCGTCACCTCCGAAATGCCGATCGTCGACACCAAGTCGTCGACCATCAGCACGAGCTTTGGCTCCGACATGCTCGAGGTGATCCCGACCTCGCGTGAATCCTTCTACGACCTCGCCCTGACCGCGCCCGGCATGTCCAGCGTCGGCGCCGACGAATCATGGCTGCCGAGTGCCTCCGCCTACGGCTCGGCGGCCAACGAGAACATCTTCCTGGTCAACGGCGTCAACACCACCAATCCGCGCGGCGCCTCGTGGGGTTCGCTGGTGAAGGTGAACTACGACACCGTGCAGGAGGTCAAGGTCCTGTCGCTCGGCTCGCAGGCGGAGTACGGCTCCTTCTCCGGCGCTGCAGTCGACGTGCTGACCAAATCGGGCGGCAATGAGTTCCACGGCTCCGCAGCCTATTACGGGCAGATCGGTGATGCCGCCGACAACATGACCACCAGCTTTAGCGAAGACTGGCTGTGGTACAGCCCCACCCGCGGTGAGCTCGTCTCCTATCCTGATGACTGGGAGGTGGCGGCCACCTTAGGCGGCCCGATTGTCAAGGACAAACTGTGGTTCTACGCCGGTTACGACCATCGAGACACGGAGTACAACGAGGCCCTCCGCGCCCTGCCGGTTCTCGGCGACTTCGACCTCTACGATCTCAAGCTGACCGGACAGATCGGCACCGACCACCGTCTCTGGCTCGGCCTCCACGTCGAGGACAGCTTCGAGAAGAACGTGACCTGGGGCCCGTTCGATCCGAGCATGGTCTACTACTCCGGTACCGACAACACCACCGCGCAGTTCGAGTACCAGTGGGTGGCGTCGGACCGCGACCTGTTCGGCTTCAAGTACCTCGGCTTCGACACTGAGCAGCACCCGACCATCCCGGTCGAATACGGCTATCCAGGCGCTATCAACTGGTGGAAGTGGACGCCCGTTGGTGGCCTCGGTGTCGATGGCGATTTCCCCTACGTCGAGGCACAGCAGTCCCGGCGCGATACCTTCCAGGCCGACTTCACCCACTACGCCGACGACTGGGCGGGACAACACGAGCTCAAGTTCGGTGTCCAGTACACTACCGCCAACGGTGACTGGTACGGCGGTTATTTCCAAGGATATTCGAGGATGGCCTACCCCTACTCGGGGTGGGGAGGCCGCAGCGTCGAGTACTTCAACAACGGCTGGTGGTCCGGCGACGCGACCTGGCAATGGTCGCCTCTCGACACCTTTCCGATGTACATGCGCGAGACCGTTCGCAACCCGTGGCTCAATGTGCGCGAGGCGGACAACCAGGCTGCATTCGTTGACGACCAGTGGGTGGTGTCGGATCGGCTGACCCTTAACCTCGGCGTCCGCTACGACCGTATGCAGGCCAACTACGGCCCGGGCAAGGTCTACGAGCTCTTCAACGATCCGAGCGATGTCGACAACCCGACCTTGATTCGTGACACCGAAGGCTACGACGTCTACGACTTCAAAAACTGGTCGCCGCGGATTGGCTTCGCCTGGACCCTTACAGGTGACGGCAAGACGGTCCTGCGCGGGCACTACGGCCGCTACCAGGCGCCGCTCAGTATCGAGGCCCTACGCCGCCTTGGGCCGGACATGGGGGAGCAGATCGTCGACACGTGGTTCTACTGGTTCCCATACGATGAAGTGGACCACAACGGCAACAACTGGATCGATGTTGACGAGGTCATTTGGGCCACACGGCAGCTCAGCGGCATGGAGCCGTCGGTGCTCATGTCTCACGAGGTCAGCCCGGCGTCCTTCCGCCTCGAGGTCGAGGATGGCACCGACAACCCCTACACCGACCAGTTCAACATCTCGCTCCAGCGCCAGCTCGGCAGGGACCTCGCCATCGAACTCAGCTACATCTACAAGAAGACCCAGAACTTCATCATCCTCGATGCCTACGACCTCGCGACCGGGGAGTACTTCGATTGGCACACGTTGCCCTACACCACCTGGACCGGGTATCAGACCCCGGCGTGGACGGTGACCATCAACGATTTCAACGGCGACGGAGTTATCAACGGCGACGACGCCGGCTATCCGTCGAATGACGCGACCCGCGGCTGGCGGGCGCGCAACCTCAACTCCTGGGAAGGCCAGGACGTGAGCCGCACCTACCAGGGCGTGCAGCTGGTGCTCACCAAGCGTTTTTCGAACCGCTGGCAGGGCAACTTCGCCATCAATTACACCAACACCGACGGCTTTTACCCGCGAACGGTCAACCAGTACTGGTACATCGATGGGCCGCTGACCATGGATACCCCTTTCGGCACCTCTCCCAACCACTTCCAGAATAACCTCAGCGGGCCGGCCCTGATGACCCCCGAGTGGATGGCCAAGCTGGCCGGTAGCTACACCATCCCGTTCATCGAGACCGACTTCGGCTTCCGCGTCCGCTACGACTCGGGGCGGGCGCTCTGGCCGACCGATAACAGCTTCCCGGTTTACGCGTCGTGGATGGGCGAATTCGATCCCGAGACCCAATTCACGTCCACAGGCTGGAACAACGTCATGGTGGCCGACGATCCGGATGACCCGCAATGGCTGCCGGCCACAACCATTTTCGACCTCAACCTGGGGAAGCGTTTCAATATTGGCGGGGACATGGGGATCACAGTCTCGCTCGATGTCCTCAACGCGTTCAACGAGAACTCCCCGAACAAGGTCGGGTATACGGTCGACGACTACGGCGAGGTGCAGTCCCTGGTCGTACCACGCTACTACCGGCTCGGGCTGAAGTTCGAGTTCTAG
- a CDS encoding SIS domain-containing protein: MSLRDEIFEQPEAIHRLLEMQDDTVREIAAKIRERNPTFVYLAARGTSDNSGIYAKYLWGIVNHIPVALAAPSMFSVFKCPPQIGDSLVVGISQSGQSPDIISVVEEGRRQGALTLAITNDSDSPLSAAAELVIDTVAGPETAIAATKTYTTQLTAIAMLSVALTGDAEQRGWLGRLPSLIQDTLRLDEMIKDSSDRYRYMNQCVVLGRGYNYATAHEWALKLKELAYVVAEPYSSADFQHGPVALARQGFPVFAVVPGGPIDQEIIKLLTELVQEERVELLAISSEGSALALANTPVQLPERLPEWITPIPAIVPAQLFCYHLTRAKGYNTEGPRGLSKVTLTW, from the coding sequence ATGAGTTTGCGGGACGAGATCTTCGAGCAACCCGAAGCGATCCACCGTCTGCTCGAGATGCAGGACGACACCGTGCGCGAAATCGCCGCGAAGATCCGTGAGAGAAACCCTACATTTGTCTATCTCGCCGCTCGCGGCACGTCGGACAACTCCGGTATCTATGCGAAATACCTCTGGGGCATTGTCAACCACATCCCGGTCGCACTGGCTGCGCCATCGATGTTCAGCGTTTTCAAATGCCCGCCACAGATCGGCGACTCGCTGGTGGTCGGCATCTCCCAGTCCGGCCAGAGTCCCGACATCATCAGCGTTGTCGAAGAGGGTCGGCGACAGGGTGCGCTGACCCTCGCTATCACCAATGACAGCGATTCGCCCCTCTCTGCGGCCGCCGAGCTGGTCATCGACACCGTTGCAGGACCCGAGACGGCCATCGCAGCTACAAAGACTTACACCACGCAGCTCACGGCCATCGCCATGCTCTCGGTCGCCCTGACAGGCGATGCCGAACAGCGCGGGTGGCTCGGGCGGCTACCCTCGCTGATCCAGGACACGCTTCGGCTCGACGAGATGATCAAGGACTCGTCCGACAGATACCGTTATATGAACCAGTGCGTTGTCCTCGGCCGGGGCTACAACTACGCCACCGCCCACGAGTGGGCGCTCAAGCTCAAGGAGCTCGCCTACGTGGTCGCCGAACCCTACTCCTCGGCTGACTTTCAGCACGGACCGGTGGCTCTCGCCCGCCAGGGATTTCCGGTCTTCGCGGTGGTTCCTGGAGGACCGATCGACCAGGAGATCATCAAGCTCCTCACCGAGCTCGTGCAGGAGGAAAGGGTCGAGCTGCTCGCCATCTCTTCCGAAGGCTCGGCCCTGGCCCTTGCCAACACGCCTGTCCAACTCCCCGAGCGGCTCCCCGAGTGGATCACGCCGATTCCCGCCATCGTTCCGGCGCAGCTGTTCTGCTATCACTTGACGAGGGCCAAGGGCTACAACACCGAGGGTCCCAGAGGTCTGTCCAAGGTCACCTTGACGTGGTAA
- a CDS encoding family 20 glycosylhydrolase, which translates to MRPRKSRPLARVFITSTVVSAVLISGPLVAANDADSDSTLPVRGFAIGVPSPERVDDFVAFIENELVQNNLNTLVLRVDFKYRYKSHPELRDEDALGKSDVRKIIKACRRGGIRLIPQINLLGHQSWQTELGKLLEVYPEFDETPWIELPQTYQWPNADGLYCKSYCPLHPGVHEVVFALVDELVKVFQSDAFHAGLDEVFYIGMDRCPRCGGRDRAELFAGEVTRIRNHLARSNVQLWMWGDRLIDGKTTGIGEWEASMNSTHRAIDLMPKDVVINDWHYERPDPTAPYFAAKGFTVVTCPWRLGDVAAIQIEDMVRWRQGSTPEMRSRFAGVVQTIWSSADDFLDQYFGRVPVVDDEFGGDPVACARTVFEEFNKLAR; encoded by the coding sequence ATGCGGCCACGAAAAAGCCGACCGCTCGCACGAGTATTTATCACGTCAACGGTGGTTTCGGCGGTCCTCATATCGGGCCCGCTGGTCGCTGCGAACGACGCCGATTCCGATTCCACCCTCCCCGTCCGCGGCTTCGCCATCGGTGTGCCGTCGCCCGAGAGGGTTGATGACTTCGTCGCCTTCATCGAAAACGAACTGGTCCAGAACAACCTCAACACGCTCGTCCTGAGGGTGGACTTCAAGTACCGATACAAATCACACCCCGAGCTGCGCGACGAGGATGCCCTCGGCAAATCCGACGTCCGCAAGATCATCAAGGCGTGTCGCCGGGGCGGCATCCGCCTCATACCACAGATCAACCTGCTCGGCCACCAATCGTGGCAGACCGAGCTCGGAAAGCTCCTCGAGGTGTATCCGGAGTTCGACGAGACGCCCTGGATCGAGCTGCCTCAGACCTATCAATGGCCTAACGCCGACGGGCTCTACTGCAAGAGCTACTGCCCTCTGCACCCCGGTGTGCACGAGGTGGTCTTCGCCCTGGTCGACGAGCTGGTGAAGGTCTTCCAATCGGACGCCTTCCACGCCGGTCTGGACGAGGTCTTCTACATCGGCATGGATCGCTGCCCCCGCTGCGGCGGCCGCGACCGGGCGGAGCTCTTCGCCGGCGAGGTGACACGCATTCGAAATCACCTCGCCCGGTCCAACGTGCAGTTATGGATGTGGGGTGACCGCTTGATCGATGGCAAGACGACCGGCATCGGTGAGTGGGAAGCGAGCATGAACTCGACCCACCGCGCGATCGATCTCATGCCCAAGGACGTGGTGATCAACGACTGGCACTACGAACGCCCCGACCCGACGGCTCCCTACTTCGCCGCCAAGGGGTTTACAGTCGTCACCTGCCCCTGGAGGCTCGGCGACGTCGCAGCGATCCAGATCGAGGACATGGTGCGCTGGCGCCAAGGCTCGACCCCCGAAATGCGGAGCCGATTCGCGGGTGTCGTGCAGACGATCTGGTCGTCAGCGGACGACTTTCTCGATCAATACTTCGGCCGCGTACCCGTCGTCGATGACGAGTTCGGCGGCGATCCGGTCGCATGTGCGCGAACGGTCTTTGAGGAGTTCAATAAGCTCGCTCGCTGA